A DNA window from Phragmites australis chromosome 11, lpPhrAust1.1, whole genome shotgun sequence contains the following coding sequences:
- the LOC133885233 gene encoding histone deacetylase 8 isoform X1 produces MDSGSSPAVEAPPPTGDKLAVFWHEGMLAHDAGRGVFDSGRDPGFLDVLDQHPENADRVRNMVSILRRGPIAPFLSWHSGRPAHASELLSFHSAEYIEELVQANAAGAKKLCEGTFLNPGSWGAALLAAGTTLSAVKHILDGHGNLAYALVRPPGHHAQPDRADGYCFLNNAGLAVQLALDRGCAKVAVVDIDVHYGNGTAEGFYRTDRVLTISLHMRHGSWGPSHPQSGSVDEIGEGKGLGYNLNIPLPNGSGDAGYEYAMNELVVPAIDKFQPQLLVFVIGQDSSAFDPNGRQCLTMDGYRKIGQVMRSMANQHCNGKILIVQEGGYHISYSAYCLHATLEGVLDMQASLLDDPIGYYPEDEKYTMKVVDMIKNCWKESVRFLNGI; encoded by the exons ATGGATTCCGGCTCCTCCCCGGCCGTGGAGGCGCCTCCACCGACGGGAGATAAGCTGGCGGTGTTCTGGCACGAGGGCATGCTGGCCCACGACGCCGGCCGCGGCGTCTTCGACTCGGGCCGCGACCCGGGGTTCCTCGACGTGCTCGACCAGCACCCGGAGAACGCCGACCGCGTCCGCAACATGGTCTCCATCCTCCGCCGGGGGCCCATCGCTCCCTTCCTCTCCTGGCACTCCGGCCGCCCCGCCCACGCCTCCGAGCTCCTCTCCTTCCACTCCGCCG AATACATAGAGGAGCTCGTGCAGGCAAATGCCGCCGGAGCCAAGAAGCTATGCGAAGGCACTTTCTTGAACCCTGGCTCCTGGGGCGCGGCGCTTCTGGCCGCCGGAACCACGCTATCCGCCGTGAAGCACATACTCGATGGGCACGGGAACCTGGCCTACGCGTTGGTCCGCCCCCCTGGCCATCACGCGCAGCCCGACCGTGCCGATGGTTACTGCTTTCTGAACAATGCGGGGCTTGCTGTGCAGCTGGCTCTGGATAGAGGGTGCGCAAAGGTTGCCGTTGTCGATATTGATGTGCACTATGGGAACGGTACTGCGGAGGGCTTCTATCGCACAGACAGGGTGCTGACGATCTCTCTCCACATGAGGCATGGTTCATGGGGTCCATCGCATCCGCAGAGTGGCTCGGTCGATGAGATTGGTGAAGGCAAGGGGCTTGGGTACAATCTTAATATACCTTTGCCTAATGGAAGTGGGGATGCAGGGTATGAATATGCGATGAACGAGTTGGTTGTTCCGGCTATTGATAAGTTTCAGCCTCAGCTTTTGGTTTTTGTCATTGGTCAAGATTCTAGTGCG TTCGATCCCAATGGAAGACAATGCTTGACCATGGACGGCTATAGGAAAATTGGACAAGTAATGAGGAGCATGGCTAATCAACATTGTAATGGGAAAATATTGATTGTCCAGGAAGGGGGTTACCACATCAGTTATTCAGCATATTGTCTTCATGCAACACTGGAAGGTGTTTTGGATATGCAAGCCTCACTGCTGGATGACCCGATTGGATATTATCCAGAGGATGAGAAATACACTATGAAAGTTGTTGACATGATAAAGAATTGCTGGAAAGAATCTGTTCGTTTCTTGAATGGCATTTAG
- the LOC133885233 gene encoding histone deacetylase 8 isoform X2 yields MDSGSSPAVEAPPPTGDKLAVFWHEGMLAHDAGRGVFDSGRDPGFLDVLDQHPENADRVRNMVSILRRGPIAPFLSWHSGRPAHASELLSFHSAEYIEELVQANAAGAKKLCEGTFLNPGSWGAALLAAGTTLSAVKHILDGHGNLAYALVRPPGHHAQPDRADGYCFLNNAGLAVQLALDRGCAKVAVVDIDVHYGNGTAEGFYRTDRVLTISLHMRHGSWGPSHPQSGSVDEIGEGKGLGYNLNIPLPNGSGDAGYEYAMNELVVPAIDKFQPQLLVFVIGQDSSAVSYMSRK; encoded by the exons ATGGATTCCGGCTCCTCCCCGGCCGTGGAGGCGCCTCCACCGACGGGAGATAAGCTGGCGGTGTTCTGGCACGAGGGCATGCTGGCCCACGACGCCGGCCGCGGCGTCTTCGACTCGGGCCGCGACCCGGGGTTCCTCGACGTGCTCGACCAGCACCCGGAGAACGCCGACCGCGTCCGCAACATGGTCTCCATCCTCCGCCGGGGGCCCATCGCTCCCTTCCTCTCCTGGCACTCCGGCCGCCCCGCCCACGCCTCCGAGCTCCTCTCCTTCCACTCCGCCG AATACATAGAGGAGCTCGTGCAGGCAAATGCCGCCGGAGCCAAGAAGCTATGCGAAGGCACTTTCTTGAACCCTGGCTCCTGGGGCGCGGCGCTTCTGGCCGCCGGAACCACGCTATCCGCCGTGAAGCACATACTCGATGGGCACGGGAACCTGGCCTACGCGTTGGTCCGCCCCCCTGGCCATCACGCGCAGCCCGACCGTGCCGATGGTTACTGCTTTCTGAACAATGCGGGGCTTGCTGTGCAGCTGGCTCTGGATAGAGGGTGCGCAAAGGTTGCCGTTGTCGATATTGATGTGCACTATGGGAACGGTACTGCGGAGGGCTTCTATCGCACAGACAGGGTGCTGACGATCTCTCTCCACATGAGGCATGGTTCATGGGGTCCATCGCATCCGCAGAGTGGCTCGGTCGATGAGATTGGTGAAGGCAAGGGGCTTGGGTACAATCTTAATATACCTTTGCCTAATGGAAGTGGGGATGCAGGGTATGAATATGCGATGAACGAGTTGGTTGTTCCGGCTATTGATAAGTTTCAGCCTCAGCTTTTGGTTTTTGTCATTGGTCAAGATTCTAGTGCG GTTAGTTACATGAGCAGAAAGTAA